One genomic window of Actinoplanes lobatus includes the following:
- a CDS encoding phage tail protein: MSTHLYTNRDDRWPDFTLNGLEIGGGRLRLARLPVLDGPQPAGPVNPDRPAGLAIAADGTVFFTEDGQVAGLPCAAGTGALLVHPERNALFAADTGNRRLRLFQLGTGQLVDVWEDVVAYGLATDRHGRVYSADPGDHHVRQFTAGGREITSFAARLREPVAVATDDPLIHVLDRGAGTIVTLDQAGRTLAQIRLPLTGRALGLAVTADSFFVGDNTAAGGRILRLSRDGELIGAAVGYAGPVTALAVDPAGDLWVHPGAGVPARLPPTGHVREGVAWGGPFGGFTKPAKTWQRVTASAAALPVDAHLRFFVHVTNDPTARPPVSGTGPDAFADPAWYAGPSDVTQHLVDRPPARYAWLGLRMTGSGHVSADVEQVRLDFDRPGLLPLLPAVYGDGVAPTDVLPRYLALVESLFEDVEREIGDLSRLDPAGATAPFLAELARWTATPARPGRTEAQTREDVASAYARTATTGTAAGLRATLEQATGLTVRIEEPLAQAAWWALPAAGSTGASVLGVTTMLAAADPQGAVLGSTATVDRSHLISGEDYGAPLFDAYAHRFTVRLYGGADYSEERRQALVDVLEHERPADTEYHICRVEPGLSIGMQARIGIDTVLGGDPPATRLTDGEDLRLGGRRPGRLGRHSRIGRNTVLGSSAIED; encoded by the coding sequence ATGAGCACACACCTCTACACCAACCGGGACGACCGGTGGCCGGACTTCACACTGAACGGTCTGGAGATCGGCGGCGGGCGCCTGCGGCTGGCCCGGCTACCGGTACTCGACGGCCCGCAGCCGGCCGGGCCGGTGAACCCGGACCGCCCCGCCGGACTGGCGATCGCCGCGGACGGCACGGTCTTCTTCACCGAGGACGGACAGGTCGCCGGATTGCCGTGCGCCGCCGGGACGGGTGCGCTGCTGGTGCATCCCGAGCGCAACGCACTGTTCGCCGCCGACACCGGCAACCGCCGGCTGCGGCTCTTCCAGCTCGGCACCGGGCAACTCGTCGACGTGTGGGAGGACGTCGTCGCGTACGGGCTCGCGACAGACCGGCACGGGCGGGTCTACTCGGCCGACCCCGGCGACCACCACGTCCGGCAGTTCACCGCCGGCGGGCGGGAGATCACGTCCTTCGCGGCCCGGCTGCGGGAACCGGTGGCCGTCGCCACCGACGACCCGCTGATCCACGTCCTCGACCGGGGCGCCGGCACGATCGTCACCCTCGACCAGGCGGGCCGCACCCTGGCACAGATCCGGCTGCCGCTGACCGGCCGGGCGCTGGGTCTCGCGGTCACGGCCGACTCGTTCTTCGTCGGCGACAACACCGCCGCGGGTGGCCGGATCCTGCGGCTGAGCCGCGACGGTGAGCTGATCGGCGCCGCGGTCGGCTATGCCGGGCCGGTGACCGCGCTCGCCGTCGACCCCGCCGGTGACCTGTGGGTCCATCCCGGCGCCGGGGTTCCGGCGCGGCTGCCGCCGACCGGGCACGTCCGGGAGGGCGTCGCCTGGGGCGGGCCGTTCGGCGGTTTCACGAAACCGGCCAAGACGTGGCAGCGGGTGACGGCGTCCGCCGCCGCCCTCCCGGTCGACGCGCATCTGCGATTCTTCGTGCACGTCACCAACGACCCGACGGCGCGGCCGCCGGTGTCCGGGACCGGGCCGGATGCCTTCGCCGACCCCGCCTGGTACGCCGGGCCATCCGACGTCACCCAGCATCTCGTCGACCGGCCGCCGGCCCGGTACGCGTGGCTCGGCCTGCGAATGACCGGGTCGGGACACGTATCGGCCGACGTCGAGCAGGTGCGCCTCGACTTCGACCGGCCCGGCCTGCTGCCGCTGCTACCGGCCGTCTACGGCGACGGCGTCGCGCCCACCGACGTGCTGCCCCGGTATCTCGCCCTGGTCGAGAGCCTGTTCGAGGACGTCGAGCGGGAGATCGGCGACCTGTCGCGGCTGGATCCGGCGGGCGCCACGGCGCCGTTCCTGGCCGAGCTGGCGCGCTGGACGGCGACACCGGCGAGACCGGGACGCACCGAGGCGCAGACCCGCGAGGACGTGGCCTCGGCGTACGCCCGGACCGCCACGACCGGCACCGCGGCCGGGCTGCGGGCCACGCTGGAACAGGCGACCGGACTGACCGTACGGATAGAGGAACCGCTCGCCCAGGCCGCCTGGTGGGCCCTGCCCGCCGCCGGCTCGACCGGCGCCTCGGTGCTCGGTGTCACCACCATGCTGGCCGCCGCCGACCCGCAGGGCGCGGTGCTCGGCTCCACCGCAACCGTCGACCGATCCCACCTGATCAGCGGCGAGGACTACGGCGCGCCGCTGTTCGACGCCTACGCCCACCGCTTCACGGTCCGTCTCTACGGCGGCGCCGACTACAGCGAGGAACGCCGGCAGGCACTCGTCGACGTCCTCGAACACGAACGTCCGGCCGACACGGAATACCACATCTGCCGCGTCGAGCCCGGCCTGAGCATCGGCATGCAGGCCCGGATCGGCATCGACACCGTCCTCGGCGGCGATCCGCCCGCCACCCGGCTCACCGACGGCGAGGACCTGCGGCTCGGCGGCCGACGCCCGGGACGCCTCGGCCGGCACAGCCGGATCGGCCGGAACACGGTCCTCGGCTCGTCGGCCATCGAAGACTGA
- a CDS encoding putative baseplate assembly protein: MVIRLPLPDLDDLRWQTLVDEGRALIPAYAADWTDHNPADPGITLLELFAYLAELDLFTLNRIGPGQLRKLLALAGVAPEPPRPARVVAELTLRAGAAARELPEGTGLAGHDPFGATVPFRTRHPVTVQPGRLATVLTGDLVDVTGRRPMAIFGNDPGEGSAVHLGLDLPGSLPAGSRLSFGVVPADPVEAPPGDRRHHSVRLVWEQLTAGGIWAAVPAEDTTRAFTAEGRVTLRLPWTLTPRGLPDRPGEQLGWLRARIARGRHDVTPALLGLAYNGVEAVQSVPLEATYRGTGGPGQRIALSGGRLVAQTLRVTGDGHQWRIVPDFAASRRADAHACADPAGAVVTFGDGEHGRVPSEGSALLVAVEVTAAERGNLGAGAVTVVTDDADVTARNVTPAVGGRAAQTIDEAAAAARRERAAPNRAVTLDDHVALALATPGAQPVRAQAFANRHPAFGCLTAPGVVTVVVLPSLPRERPAPTAGLLRAVRAHLETRRIVGTRIEVAAPTFTQVSVRATVTARADVPGDGLPRSVSTALDAFFDPLTGGPDGAGWPFGRDVYRAEILAVVDRVPGVAHVLALELVSQGATCGDVCVGPTGLVASGPHEIDVR, encoded by the coding sequence ATGGTGATCCGGCTGCCGCTGCCCGACCTCGACGACCTGCGCTGGCAGACGCTGGTCGACGAGGGGCGGGCGCTGATTCCGGCGTACGCCGCGGACTGGACCGACCACAATCCGGCCGACCCCGGCATCACGCTGCTCGAACTCTTCGCCTACCTGGCCGAACTCGACCTGTTCACGCTCAACCGGATCGGGCCCGGCCAGCTGCGCAAACTGCTCGCCCTGGCCGGGGTGGCGCCGGAGCCGCCGCGACCGGCGCGGGTCGTCGCCGAGCTGACGTTGCGTGCCGGCGCGGCGGCCCGGGAGCTGCCGGAGGGCACCGGGCTGGCCGGACACGACCCGTTCGGGGCCACCGTGCCGTTCCGGACCCGGCACCCGGTGACCGTGCAGCCCGGGCGGCTGGCCACGGTGCTCACCGGTGACCTGGTGGACGTCACCGGGCGGCGGCCGATGGCGATCTTCGGGAACGACCCGGGGGAGGGGTCCGCCGTACATCTGGGTCTCGATCTTCCCGGGTCTCTGCCGGCCGGAAGCCGGCTCAGCTTCGGCGTCGTGCCCGCCGACCCGGTCGAGGCGCCGCCCGGCGACCGGCGGCACCACTCCGTCCGCCTGGTCTGGGAGCAACTCACCGCCGGTGGCATCTGGGCCGCCGTCCCGGCCGAGGACACCACGCGGGCCTTCACCGCCGAGGGCCGGGTGACCCTGCGACTGCCGTGGACGCTCACCCCGCGCGGCCTGCCGGACCGGCCCGGCGAACAGCTCGGCTGGCTGCGCGCACGCATCGCCCGCGGACGTCACGATGTCACGCCCGCACTGCTGGGCCTGGCCTACAACGGCGTCGAGGCGGTCCAGTCGGTGCCGCTGGAGGCCACCTACCGGGGCACGGGTGGCCCCGGCCAGCGGATCGCGCTGTCCGGCGGCCGGCTGGTCGCGCAGACCCTGCGCGTCACCGGCGACGGCCACCAGTGGCGGATCGTGCCGGACTTCGCCGCCTCCCGGCGAGCCGACGCCCACGCGTGCGCCGACCCGGCCGGCGCGGTGGTGACCTTCGGCGACGGCGAGCACGGGCGCGTGCCGTCGGAGGGTTCGGCGCTGCTGGTGGCGGTGGAGGTGACCGCCGCCGAACGAGGCAACCTCGGCGCCGGCGCGGTGACCGTGGTGACCGACGACGCCGACGTGACGGCCCGTAACGTCACACCGGCCGTGGGCGGGCGGGCGGCGCAGACCATCGACGAGGCGGCGGCCGCGGCACGGCGGGAGCGGGCGGCGCCGAACCGGGCGGTGACCCTGGACGACCATGTGGCGCTGGCGCTCGCCACACCCGGCGCCCAGCCGGTCCGGGCACAGGCGTTCGCCAACCGGCATCCGGCGTTCGGGTGCCTGACCGCGCCGGGCGTGGTGACCGTGGTCGTGCTGCCGTCGCTGCCACGGGAGCGTCCCGCACCGACCGCCGGGCTGCTCCGGGCGGTCCGCGCCCATCTGGAGACCCGCCGGATCGTCGGCACCCGCATCGAGGTGGCCGCACCCACGTTCACGCAGGTCAGCGTTCGGGCCACCGTCACCGCCCGAGCCGATGTGCCGGGGGACGGGCTGCCCCGGTCGGTGAGTACGGCCCTGGACGCGTTCTTCGATCCGCTGACCGGCGGGCCGGACGGCGCCGGCTGGCCGTTCGGGCGTGACGTCTACCGGGCCGAGATCCTGGCCGTGGTCGACCGGGTGCCCGGCGTCGCGCACGTGCTCGCCCTCGAACTCGTGTCCCAGGGAGCGACCTGCGGCGACGTCTGCGTCGGGCCGACCGGCCTGGTCGCATCGGGACCGCACGAGATCGACGTGAGGTGA
- a CDS encoding putative baseplate assembly protein yields the protein MTGPVIDPRDAAAFVAALHERLPGFVPQWRPGGTGADAALHEALARYLAAIATRLNRVPERHQSALLDLLGVELTTARPARAPVVFTLAPGAADSRVPVGTRLVAASGDAQVLFEVERTTGLTGARLAEVRSLWPGRDQSIDHMPAITAGQPFQPWRPADLQDQPHHLYLAHSSLLALTGQSHVAVDLELSQGSSEPLDTVWEYWDGVVWRPFANSISACDREAAAQQDSTDRLRHTGAIHLLTDAAQTAPLEIDGTVNLWIRGRLTEPLLPDPAALLPEIEQIRLSTIVTRPVSTTTGVSDGFLPDFAIVDGAEADVTKPFYPFGQQPQPGSAFYLSSADAFEKPGANLQIAYVRTATPQDELAAGGTTLSHEVAWEYWRGDAWVTMPGTTRDPATSPADLDPPAGSPIGTILLTVPDDMEPLTVAGRQARWLRARLVSGGFGFTSTVSWTDTAASPIAHNTFSYVVARPPAVSVLKLGYTWTSGPAVPERVLAYNDFRHTDRTTEAVWPGQVFRPFTPPADTTPALYLGFDRPLPVDDLGVFVDVVEDPADTRGPAQIWEFFDGGAWRRLPAGDETNRLRLPGLVHLTGPRQSRALDRFGTPLHWLRVRLAEDGPPGSPTIRAIHPNAARVIQQETVTDQPLGTGTGVPEQTLAFPRIPVLPGETVEVREFAGPRAATEWRVVAHELFPGDQRAITDLETLLGREGVADVERPPLRLRRDRAKRVTEVWVTWQYRAGLVNSGPGDRHYLLERSSGRLTFGDGVHGRIPAPGAAVTARRYRTGGGGAGNVTAGTITQLQAAIGGVQSVTNPVPAEGGADTETLTAFNARGPATLRHRDRGLSANDLAALAREASPAVARAWVRPTRAAGGRRGPGRLTVVIIPAGADPRPWPSFGLRESVREYLTRRAGATTAALRRIDVTGPEYQGVDVDATLVARRGGAAGELEDAAAAALGGLLHPLHGGPDGDGWPPGRPVFLSDVATVLATLPGLDHVEDLAISVAGRTGGEAVAVPPGHVVAEGTLRLAVTEEPW from the coding sequence ATGACCGGCCCGGTCATCGACCCGCGCGACGCCGCGGCCTTCGTCGCCGCCCTGCACGAGCGCCTGCCCGGATTCGTCCCGCAGTGGCGGCCGGGCGGCACCGGCGCCGACGCGGCACTGCACGAGGCCCTCGCACGGTACCTGGCCGCGATCGCCACCCGGCTCAACCGGGTCCCCGAACGCCACCAGTCAGCCCTGCTCGACCTGCTCGGCGTCGAGCTGACCACCGCACGCCCGGCCCGCGCGCCGGTCGTGTTCACCCTGGCCCCCGGCGCCGCCGACAGCCGGGTGCCGGTCGGCACCCGGCTGGTCGCCGCGTCCGGCGACGCCCAGGTGCTGTTCGAGGTCGAGCGCACCACCGGCCTCACCGGCGCGCGGCTCGCCGAGGTCCGCAGCCTGTGGCCGGGCCGCGACCAGTCCATCGACCACATGCCGGCGATCACGGCCGGGCAACCGTTCCAGCCGTGGCGCCCGGCCGACCTCCAGGACCAGCCGCACCACCTCTACCTCGCCCACTCGTCGCTGCTCGCGCTCACCGGGCAGAGCCACGTCGCCGTCGACCTGGAACTGAGCCAGGGCTCGTCCGAACCGCTCGACACCGTCTGGGAGTACTGGGACGGCGTGGTCTGGCGGCCGTTCGCCAACTCGATCTCCGCCTGCGACCGGGAGGCCGCCGCCCAGCAGGACAGCACCGACCGCCTCCGGCACACCGGCGCGATCCACCTGCTCACCGACGCGGCACAGACCGCACCCCTGGAGATCGACGGCACCGTCAACCTCTGGATCCGCGGCCGCCTGACCGAGCCGCTGCTGCCCGACCCGGCGGCCCTGCTGCCCGAGATCGAACAGATCCGCCTCTCCACGATCGTCACCCGGCCCGTCAGCACCACGACCGGCGTCAGCGACGGCTTCCTGCCGGACTTCGCGATCGTCGACGGCGCCGAGGCCGACGTCACCAAGCCGTTCTACCCCTTCGGCCAACAGCCACAACCCGGCTCCGCGTTCTACCTCAGCTCCGCCGACGCCTTCGAAAAACCAGGAGCCAACCTTCAGATCGCGTACGTCCGAACGGCCACGCCCCAGGACGAGCTCGCCGCCGGCGGCACCACCCTGAGCCACGAGGTCGCCTGGGAATACTGGCGGGGCGACGCCTGGGTCACCATGCCCGGCACCACCCGTGACCCGGCGACCAGCCCCGCCGACCTCGACCCACCGGCCGGCTCACCGATCGGCACCATCCTGCTGACCGTCCCCGACGACATGGAACCGCTGACCGTCGCCGGCCGTCAGGCACGCTGGCTGCGGGCCCGCCTGGTCAGCGGCGGCTTCGGCTTCACCTCCACGGTGAGCTGGACCGACACGGCCGCCAGCCCGATCGCGCACAACACCTTCAGCTACGTGGTCGCCCGCCCGCCCGCGGTGTCGGTCCTGAAGCTCGGCTACACCTGGACATCCGGGCCGGCCGTACCCGAGCGGGTGCTGGCGTACAACGACTTCCGCCACACCGACCGCACCACCGAGGCCGTCTGGCCGGGCCAGGTGTTCCGGCCGTTCACCCCGCCCGCGGACACCACCCCGGCGCTGTACCTCGGCTTCGACCGGCCGCTGCCGGTCGACGACCTGGGCGTCTTCGTCGACGTCGTGGAGGACCCGGCCGACACCCGGGGGCCCGCCCAGATCTGGGAGTTCTTCGACGGCGGAGCCTGGCGGCGCCTACCCGCCGGCGACGAGACGAACCGGCTGCGGCTGCCCGGCCTCGTCCATCTGACCGGCCCGCGGCAGAGCCGGGCGCTGGACCGGTTCGGCACGCCGCTGCACTGGCTGCGGGTGCGCCTGGCCGAGGACGGGCCACCGGGCAGCCCCACCATCCGGGCCATCCATCCGAACGCCGCCCGGGTGATCCAGCAGGAGACCGTCACCGATCAGCCACTCGGCACGGGCACCGGCGTACCAGAACAGACCCTCGCCTTCCCGCGCATCCCCGTGCTGCCCGGCGAGACGGTCGAGGTGCGCGAGTTCGCCGGCCCCCGGGCGGCCACCGAATGGCGGGTAGTGGCCCACGAGCTGTTCCCCGGCGACCAGCGGGCGATCACCGACCTCGAAACGCTGCTCGGCCGGGAGGGCGTGGCCGACGTGGAACGCCCGCCGCTGCGGTTGCGCCGCGACCGTGCGAAGCGGGTGACCGAGGTGTGGGTGACCTGGCAGTACCGTGCCGGCCTGGTGAACTCCGGGCCGGGGGACCGGCACTACCTGCTCGAACGCTCCAGCGGGCGGCTCACGTTCGGCGACGGCGTGCACGGCCGGATCCCCGCGCCCGGCGCCGCCGTGACGGCCCGCCGATACCGGACCGGCGGTGGCGGCGCCGGCAACGTCACCGCGGGAACCATCACCCAGTTGCAGGCGGCCATCGGCGGCGTTCAATCGGTGACCAACCCGGTGCCGGCCGAGGGCGGCGCCGACACCGAGACCCTGACCGCGTTCAACGCACGAGGACCGGCCACGCTGCGCCACCGCGACCGGGGACTGTCGGCGAACGACCTGGCGGCCCTGGCCCGGGAGGCGTCGCCCGCGGTGGCCCGGGCCTGGGTGCGGCCGACCCGCGCGGCCGGCGGCCGCCGCGGCCCGGGACGCCTCACCGTCGTGATCATCCCGGCCGGGGCGGATCCGCGTCCGTGGCCCAGCTTCGGGCTGCGCGAGTCGGTGCGCGAATACCTGACGCGGCGGGCCGGCGCCACCACCGCGGCACTCCGGCGGATCGACGTGACCGGACCCGAATATCAGGGCGTCGACGTGGACGCGACCCTGGTGGCCCGGCGCGGCGGGGCGGCCGGTGAGCTGGAGGACGCGGCGGCCGCGGCGCTCGGCGGACTGCTGCACCCCCTGCACGGCGGCCCGGACGGCGACGGCTGGCCACCGGGACGGCCGGTGTTCCTGTCCGACGTGGCCACGGTGCTGGCCACACTGCCCGGTCTCGACCATGTCGAGGATCTGGCGATCTCGGTGGCCGGGCGGACCGGCGGCGAAGCGGTGGCCGTACCCCCGGGTCATGTCGTCGCCGAAGGAACCCTGCGGCTCGCGGTGACGGAGGAGCCATGGTGA
- a CDS encoding GPW/gp25 family protein, translating into MSDPRAFLGTGWGFPIRVGPDGAPHTATHDEAVAQSIRLILATDPGERVMRPDFGAGLGTFVFEPINTATLIRIRNRVQQALVDAEARIDVLAVTVTPDRELPLIAIDVQYRIRATNSLHNLVYPFYLDEGTAP; encoded by the coding sequence ATGTCCGACCCGCGCGCCTTCCTCGGCACCGGCTGGGGCTTCCCGATCCGGGTCGGCCCGGACGGCGCGCCGCACACGGCCACCCACGACGAGGCGGTGGCGCAGTCGATCCGGCTGATCCTGGCCACCGATCCGGGCGAACGGGTCATGCGCCCCGACTTCGGCGCCGGCCTCGGCACGTTCGTCTTCGAGCCGATCAACACCGCCACCCTGATCCGGATCCGCAACCGCGTCCAGCAGGCCCTCGTCGACGCCGAGGCGCGCATCGACGTCCTCGCCGTCACCGTCACCCCCGACCGGGAACTGCCGCTGATCGCCATCGACGTCCAGTACCGCATCCGGGCCACGAACTCGCTGCACAACCTCGTCTACCCGTTCTACCTGGACGAGGGGACAGCGCCATGA
- a CDS encoding PAAR domain-containing protein, translating to MPPAARILDPTGHPGVIAGPGVATVLIGGTPAAVMGDTHTCAMPPPAGPHPPSPFTKGSATVLIGGRGAVRVGDLSGCGAPVVAGLFTVLIGG from the coding sequence ATGCCCCCTGCCGCGCGGATCCTCGACCCGACCGGACACCCCGGCGTCATCGCCGGTCCCGGCGTGGCGACCGTCCTGATCGGCGGAACACCGGCCGCCGTCATGGGCGACACGCACACCTGCGCGATGCCGCCACCGGCCGGGCCGCATCCACCGTCGCCGTTCACCAAGGGCAGCGCCACCGTGCTGATCGGCGGCCGCGGCGCCGTCCGGGTCGGCGACCTCTCCGGCTGCGGGGCGCCCGTGGTGGCCGGTCTGTTCACGGTCCTGATCGGAGGCTGA
- a CDS encoding phage baseplate assembly protein V produces the protein MTGLFEQAGPATAAAPGLTVAVGVVSNNVDTLMEGKILVRVPALERTLWARLCAPGAGSGAGLFYVPRIDDEVLLAFAGGDVTDAYVLGGLWNRQDSIPVSDPLTALTTRLLASGVTAGAGHEIKLDDLEQTVTITTSTGQKVTMDPAGIVLTNLAGTVKVSLDNASQAVTLQAAASISIKAPKISLEGATVEINGTATATLKSSGVCNVTGTLVKIN, from the coding sequence ATGACAGGGCTGTTCGAGCAGGCCGGGCCGGCGACCGCGGCCGCGCCGGGGCTCACCGTCGCCGTGGGGGTGGTCAGCAACAACGTGGACACCCTGATGGAGGGCAAGATCCTGGTCCGGGTGCCGGCGCTGGAGCGCACCCTGTGGGCGCGACTGTGCGCTCCCGGGGCGGGCAGTGGCGCCGGGCTGTTCTACGTGCCGAGGATCGACGACGAGGTGCTGCTCGCCTTCGCGGGCGGGGACGTCACCGACGCGTACGTCCTCGGTGGTCTCTGGAACCGCCAGGACAGCATCCCGGTGAGCGATCCGCTGACCGCGCTCACCACCCGCCTGCTCGCGAGCGGGGTGACCGCCGGCGCCGGCCACGAGATCAAGCTCGACGATCTCGAACAGACGGTCACCATCACCACCTCCACCGGCCAGAAGGTGACCATGGATCCGGCCGGCATCGTGCTGACGAACCTGGCCGGCACGGTCAAGGTCAGCCTCGACAACGCGAGCCAGGCGGTGACCCTCCAGGCCGCCGCCTCGATCTCGATCAAGGCTCCCAAGATCAGCCTCGAAGGGGCGACCGTCGAGATCAACGGCACCGCCACCGCGACCCTGAAATCGTCCGGCGTCTGCAACGTGACCGGCACCCTCGTCAAGATCAACTAA
- a CDS encoding phage late control D family protein yields MARFPSYAPEFRIEIDGREIPPALRGCVSRISYTDGIQGADRVEITVANQDLRWLDHPLLQTDNGLTLALGYAPDPLEKVFTGEITGITASFPDGGMPRLTIVAHDFLHRLTTGTRNRSFMLDIPTIGQFPLPDPAVVSLVAATGLLIPEPDPVGAALSFFLLLAAYAIDADQAKRGVRVQNEQSDFDFLATVAKDNGWDFSIDHTRQPQGSVLRFRFPLSDLEPAVQLAWGRSLIDYTPRLTTVGQVAAVQCRIWIAAIKTEIVVQLGWDFDRAAFDLQIFPGLDEFVDPELGPRSRDVLTVSGGGPALAPKTLLSELLPRLNNRLTGSGSAVGNLSIKAGRVIDLQGLGEQFSGLYRITSATHTIDGGGFRTSFETRKEIWFGGIPTPRGLGGLARVNGQRIG; encoded by the coding sequence ATGGCGCGATTCCCGTCGTACGCCCCGGAGTTCCGCATCGAGATCGACGGCCGCGAGATCCCGCCGGCTCTGCGCGGCTGCGTGAGCCGGATCAGCTACACCGATGGCATCCAGGGCGCCGACCGGGTCGAGATCACCGTCGCCAACCAGGATCTGCGCTGGCTGGACCACCCGCTGTTGCAGACCGACAACGGGCTCACCCTGGCCCTCGGCTACGCGCCGGACCCCCTGGAGAAGGTGTTCACCGGCGAGATCACCGGCATCACCGCCTCGTTCCCGGACGGCGGCATGCCCCGGCTGACCATCGTGGCGCACGACTTCCTGCACCGGCTCACCACCGGCACCCGCAACCGCAGCTTCATGCTCGACATCCCGACGATCGGCCAGTTCCCGTTGCCCGACCCGGCGGTGGTGTCGCTGGTCGCGGCCACCGGCCTGCTCATCCCCGAACCCGACCCGGTCGGGGCGGCACTGTCGTTCTTCCTGCTGCTGGCGGCCTACGCGATCGACGCCGACCAGGCCAAACGCGGTGTCCGGGTGCAGAACGAGCAGTCCGACTTCGACTTCCTCGCCACGGTGGCCAAGGACAACGGCTGGGATTTCTCCATCGACCACACCCGGCAGCCGCAGGGGTCGGTGCTGCGTTTCCGGTTCCCGCTGAGCGACCTCGAACCGGCCGTACAACTGGCCTGGGGCCGGTCGCTGATCGACTACACCCCGCGGCTGACCACCGTCGGGCAGGTCGCCGCGGTGCAGTGCCGGATCTGGATCGCCGCGATCAAGACCGAGATCGTCGTGCAGCTCGGCTGGGACTTCGACCGGGCCGCCTTCGACCTGCAGATCTTCCCGGGCCTCGACGAGTTCGTCGACCCCGAGCTCGGGCCGCGCTCGCGTGACGTGCTGACCGTCTCCGGCGGCGGGCCGGCCCTGGCGCCGAAGACGCTGCTGTCGGAGCTGTTGCCGCGCCTCAACAACCGGCTCACCGGCAGCGGAAGCGCCGTCGGGAACCTCTCGATCAAAGCCGGCCGGGTGATCGACCTGCAAGGGCTGGGGGAGCAGTTCAGCGGCCTGTACCGGATCACCTCGGCCACCCACACCATCGACGGCGGCGGCTTCCGCACCAGCTTCGAGACCCGCAAGGAGATCTGGTTCGGCGGCATACCCACACCCCGGGGCCTGGGCGGGCTGGCCCGCGTCAACGGGCAGCGGATCGGTTAA
- a CDS encoding CIS tube protein yields MAQAKLHVTVEHTGAEILLPFNPEEYTVNHDNTFASQTIPGLSGPLLQFANGNQQTLDMELFFDTWDSDSADKQDVREVMAPFLKLLEIDRDLHAPPVLTVRWGSLEFPCVLAKATQRFQMFADSGVPVRARVTASFSRYLDPEKEARAVDRQTADFSKVHMVAEGETLASIAARYYTDPRQWRPIALANDMTDPRDLHAGRRLRIPSLPFHSPQTGEVVS; encoded by the coding sequence ATGGCCCAGGCCAAGCTCCACGTGACGGTCGAGCACACCGGCGCCGAGATCCTCCTGCCGTTCAACCCGGAGGAATACACCGTCAACCACGACAACACGTTCGCCTCGCAGACCATCCCCGGCCTGTCCGGGCCGCTGTTGCAGTTCGCCAACGGCAACCAGCAGACCCTCGACATGGAGCTGTTCTTCGACACTTGGGACAGCGACAGCGCCGACAAACAGGACGTACGCGAGGTCATGGCCCCGTTCCTGAAACTCCTGGAGATCGACCGTGACCTGCACGCGCCCCCGGTCCTGACGGTGCGCTGGGGCAGCCTGGAATTCCCGTGCGTGCTGGCCAAGGCGACCCAGCGGTTCCAGATGTTCGCCGACAGCGGCGTCCCGGTCCGGGCCCGGGTCACGGCGAGTTTCAGCCGCTACCTGGACCCGGAGAAGGAAGCCCGGGCCGTGGACCGGCAGACCGCCGACTTCAGCAAGGTCCACATGGTCGCCGAGGGCGAGACCCTCGCGTCGATCGCCGCGCGCTACTACACCGACCCCCGGCAGTGGCGGCCGATCGCGCTGGCCAACGACATGACCGACCCGCGCGACCTGCACGCCGGGCGGCGACTGCGGATCCCGTCGCTGCCGTTCCACAGCCCGCAGACCGGGGAGGTGGTGAGCTGA
- a CDS encoding DUF6760 family protein, which yields MIYEEVAFIAYHFHWPPETVLDLEHADRRRWVAEISAINERMNEGSAT from the coding sequence GTGATCTACGAGGAGGTGGCCTTCATCGCGTACCACTTCCACTGGCCGCCGGAGACCGTCCTCGACCTGGAACACGCCGACCGCCGCCGCTGGGTGGCGGAGATCTCGGCGATCAACGAACGGATGAACGAGGGGAGCGCCACGTGA
- a CDS encoding phage tail assembly protein, which translates to MIRTECEFVLPVGYVDEAGTLHRTGMMRMATAADEILPLRDPRVQQNEAYLIVIILSRVITNLGTVPHINPKLIEGLYAADLAYLQEFYNRFNRHGSAALQAACPQCDHQFSLAVSEPGESSATPSV; encoded by the coding sequence ATGATCCGCACCGAATGCGAGTTCGTGCTGCCGGTCGGCTACGTCGACGAGGCCGGCACGCTGCACCGGACCGGGATGATGCGGATGGCCACGGCGGCCGACGAGATCCTGCCGCTGCGCGATCCGCGGGTGCAGCAGAACGAGGCGTACCTGATCGTCATCATCCTGTCCCGGGTGATCACCAACCTGGGCACGGTGCCGCACATCAACCCCAAGCTGATCGAGGGCCTGTACGCGGCCGACCTCGCCTATCTGCAGGAGTTCTACAACCGGTTCAACCGGCACGGGTCGGCGGCCCTCCAGGCGGCGTGCCCGCAGTGCGACCACCAGTTCTCGCTGGCGGTGAGCGAGCCGGGGGAATCCTCGGCTACCCCCTCCGTGTGA